The genomic region CTTAAAATTTTATTAGTAATCAAAATTAGGCTTTAAAAAGTTAATAAAGCGATGTTTTTTTAGTAATTTAGGTAGCACGATCCCCAAAACCCAAATTCCTATGACCGCAATTGTTTTTAGCGATGCTATTCCTGGCAGTATCCGGTATTCCAAAACCGGAAATGATTCCGATAACCTGTAATACTCCGGTAGTATGAAAACGGCTTTGTTATGTTATCAGGACGGAGCTTTTACCAGTGTAAGAAACGATGAGGCACTCGTTTTTTCCGAAGCGCAGCTGGTAATGGGCTTTGGCGCTCCCGAATTGGTTAGCGCCCCGGAATCTTACGATTTTTTAAAACAGCAGTTCCCATCAGCCAATATCGTTTTATGTTCGTCTTCCGGTGAGATTTACGACAAGGAAGTGCGCGACGGTACCATTACCATCAGCGCCAGTACATTTGTGTCTACTACGATGGCAACAGCTATGGTGGCTATCGATGATTTTACATCGGCCTATGATGCCGGGAAGGCACTCATCCAACGTATGCCGGTTGTCGGTTTGCGATTGGTGTTGGTATTGTCCGATGGCGGTAAAGTAAACGGTAGTGAGCTGGTGAAAGGAATGAATGCGGTGAAACCCGATCATGTGTTGATCACCGGTGGATTAGCAGGCGATGCCGATCGGTTTGAAAAGACCTATGTCGGATTAAACGGTTATCCCGAACCGGGAAAAATTGTAGCTATTGGTTTTTATGGCGAAAAACTGGTGTTGTCACACGGTTCGTTGGGAGGATGGGAGGCTTTTGGATTGGAACGTATTGTAACCCGATCCGAACAAAACATCGTATATGAAATTGATCATAAAAATGCGCTGGATTTGTATATCAATTATCTCGGGGAATATGCCGCCGAATTACCGGGTTCAGCATTGCTCTTTCCATTATCGCTTACGTTGGAAGGTAGTAACGAAACCGTGGTACGGACCATACTTTCTATTGATAACGTCGCTAAAACAATGACGTTCGCCGGAGATTTGCCCGAAGGAAGTAAGGTGAAATTTATGAGGGCGAATTTTGATAAACTGATCGATGCTGCCAGTGATGCCGCCGGTTCCTGTCTTATGATAGCCCAGGCCAGTCCTAAACTTGCATTATTGATCAGTTGTGTGGGACGGAAAATAATATTAGGAAACAGAATAGAGGAAGAGGTCGAGGCCGTAGCCGAGATGTTTGGCACGCAAACAGTATTAACCGGATTTTATTCCTACGGAGAGATATCGCCTTTACAGCCTTTTTCAAATTGTGAATTTCATAACCAGACGATGACAATCACAGGACTTAATGAAATGGAATAACTATGACGTATCATAAACTATTACAACGGCAAATCAATAAGTATTTGCCAAAAGCACTTCGGCAAAATAACGATTTGAACGATTTTCTGGCGGTTATTGATGCGACGTACCGGAGTTCTGAAAAAGAGAAGAACATCATGCATCACGCTTTTCAGGAAAGTGAACGGGAATACAGCGAAGTACACGACAGCCTGAAAAAAGAGTATGAACTTAAAAAACGATCTATCGATAATTTATATGATAGTTTACAGCAAATTAATGAAACACCTATCGCAATTAGCGATCAGGAGAAAAACGACCTGTTGTTTATTTCCGGTTATCTGAGCGAGCAGATTAACAAACGAAAAGCATCTGAAGAAAGTCTGAACCATACCATTCAGTTGCTTAAAACGCTTCTGGCGAATCTTCAGTCGGGGATTATGGTGGAAGATAAAAATCGGAATATACTATTCGCAAATCAGCTGTTTTGCGACTTTTTTGCGTTGGGGAGAACACCCGACGATCTGATTGGAGCGGATTGTAAGGCTATTGTGGCCGAACGTAGTCATTTGTTTAAAGATCCCGTACTGTTTAAAAAACGTTTCGAAACGGTTTTTAAAAACAAAATGATGGTGACCAACGAGATTATGGAAACCGCCGACGGGCATTTTTTTGAGCGGGATCATATTCCGATTCTGGTAAACGGAGCCTTAATGGGGCATTTGTGGAAATATACCGATGTGACCGAACGGGAAAACGCACTTTCTCTGATCGAAGAGAGTGAAGCACGCAATCGTTTGATCATGAATGCGTCGCTGAATGCGATCATTACGATCGACAGTAAAGGAAAAATCACCTTTTGGAACCGCCAGGCCGAAAAAATGTTTGGCTGGTCACAGTTGGAAGTTCGGGGTAAGAATCTGGCCGAAACCATTATACCGGAACGCTATGTGATCAAACACAACGAAGGATTAAAACGCTATCTGGAAACCGGAGAAGGACCGGTTTTAAATAAACGAATCGAGCTGAGCGGACTAAACCGCGCCGGAGTTGAATTTCCTATTGAGCTTTCGATTTTGCCAATCGAACACAACGGGGAAAAGTTTTTCTGCGCTTTTATTCAGGATATATCTGAACGGAAAAAAGCCGAAAACAGTCTGAAAGCACAGGAAGAAAAATACCGCAATATCATAGCCAATATGAATATGGGGCTTATCGAGGTAGATCGCGATGAAAATATCCTGTATGCGAACCAGGGCTTTTTGTCGATTTCGGGATATGAACTGGAGGAAATCCTCGGAAAATATGCCCCGGATTTATTTATGTTTGAAGAACATCTGGAACTGGTTAAAACCAAACGGAAATTACGGGAAAAAGGGATTTCGAATTTGTTTCAGATACCGGTTAAAAATAAAAAAGGCGAAAAACGCTGGTGGGCGATTAGCGGCGGACCAAATTATGACGATAACGGACAATGGATCGGTTCCATTGGAATCCACCTCGATATTACGGAACAGAAACGGTTGGAGATTGCCCTTAAAAATCAGAAAATAAAAGCACAGCAGGCTTCCAAATCGAAGGAAGCATTTCTGGCGCAAATGAGCCACGAAATCCGGACGCCTTTAAATGCGATTGTCGGTTTTCTTAGAGAATTAGGAAAACAACAGCTCACATCAACCCAGCGGGATTATATCAACAACAGCGAAATTGCATCCAAACATCTTTTGGCGATTATTAATAATGTACTGGACATTTCGAAAATCGAAGCAGGTGAAATGACCTTGGAAAATACCGATTTCGTATTGGAAAATACAATCGGAAACGTGATTACCGTTTTAAGTCCGAAAGCACGGGAAAAAGGATTAACCGTTAGTAAAAACATAGCTCCGGAGGTGAGTAAGGTCTTAAAAGGAGATGAATTGCGACTCGAACAGATATTATTTAACCTGTTGGGGAATGCGATTAAATTTACCGCTAGCGGAGCCATTAGTATCAACTGTGTTTTGGAAAATAAAGAAACCGGATGGCAAAAAATTAAAATATCGGTACAAGACACCGGGATAGGAATGGATGCCGGTTATATGAAAAATATCTTTAAAAAGTTTTCACAGGAAGATAAAGCAGTGACGACCAAAAAATACGGTGGTACCGGATTGGGAATGTTTATCACCAAAGAATTGGTGGAACTGATGAAA from Flavobacterium sp. WV_118_3 harbors:
- a CDS encoding PAS domain S-box protein — its product is MTYHKLLQRQINKYLPKALRQNNDLNDFLAVIDATYRSSEKEKNIMHHAFQESEREYSEVHDSLKKEYELKKRSIDNLYDSLQQINETPIAISDQEKNDLLFISGYLSEQINKRKASEESLNHTIQLLKTLLANLQSGIMVEDKNRNILFANQLFCDFFALGRTPDDLIGADCKAIVAERSHLFKDPVLFKKRFETVFKNKMMVTNEIMETADGHFFERDHIPILVNGALMGHLWKYTDVTERENALSLIEESEARNRLIMNASLNAIITIDSKGKITFWNRQAEKMFGWSQLEVRGKNLAETIIPERYVIKHNEGLKRYLETGEGPVLNKRIELSGLNRAGVEFPIELSILPIEHNGEKFFCAFIQDISERKKAENSLKAQEEKYRNIIANMNMGLIEVDRDENILYANQGFLSISGYELEEILGKYAPDLFMFEEHLELVKTKRKLREKGISNLFQIPVKNKKGEKRWWAISGGPNYDDNGQWIGSIGIHLDITEQKRLEIALKNQKIKAQQASKSKEAFLAQMSHEIRTPLNAIVGFLRELGKQQLTSTQRDYINNSEIASKHLLAIINNVLDISKIEAGEMTLENTDFVLENTIGNVITVLSPKAREKGLTVSKNIAPEVSKVLKGDELRLEQILFNLLGNAIKFTASGAISINCVLENKETGWQKIKISVQDTGIGMDAGYMKNIFKKFSQEDKAVTTKKYGGTGLGMFITKELVELMKGRIEIESEKGNGTTFHVYLKLEEGNLEKTQTAGRKMEPGSLKDVSVLLVEDNILNRMVAQNSLKYYNCQVEEAENGLKALEILKQRKFDIILMDIQMPEMNGIEATQAIRKELKLNTPIIALTANAFKTEIDRCYAAGMNDYVTKPFDEELLIRLIAKYTVHDRTPVKEAPERRLYDLDMLRELSGNSSDFIREVVNVFRVQVAELIECGEKAMEKQEFAELGKLVHKIRPSAESLKITSIADELKLLEQMAKESDDDESLRTLYAFVRQQLETVVAQLQQHELD
- a CDS encoding FIST N-terminal domain-containing protein, with product MKTALLCYQDGAFTSVRNDEALVFSEAQLVMGFGAPELVSAPESYDFLKQQFPSANIVLCSSSGEIYDKEVRDGTITISASTFVSTTMATAMVAIDDFTSAYDAGKALIQRMPVVGLRLVLVLSDGGKVNGSELVKGMNAVKPDHVLITGGLAGDADRFEKTYVGLNGYPEPGKIVAIGFYGEKLVLSHGSLGGWEAFGLERIVTRSEQNIVYEIDHKNALDLYINYLGEYAAELPGSALLFPLSLTLEGSNETVVRTILSIDNVAKTMTFAGDLPEGSKVKFMRANFDKLIDAASDAAGSCLMIAQASPKLALLISCVGRKIILGNRIEEEVEAVAEMFGTQTVLTGFYSYGEISPLQPFSNCEFHNQTMTITGLNEME